In one uncultured Methanobrevibacter sp. genomic region, the following are encoded:
- a CDS encoding CPBP family intramembrane glutamic endopeptidase codes for MEANRRFFSKIGFNYFALGIIIVVLNIIIGLIINAIDPRILSNQTLMTFFSAIWTYLLPLPIFIYIMRKTESKTLEKHNMNIKTFIICISITMFLMWIGNMMGVVITAGIGSLIQHDVVNPVNEVINNSGLIANLIIITLIAPIFEELIFRKLLIDRTIKYGGTISVLLSALLFAFFHGNLSQFFYAFLLGGFFAIIYIKTGQIKYTIGLHMIINFIGSVVSLFVSQPLMDLANGSVLSPTSTVGVLLYILITLGLTFMGLIYSIKYFDKSKFDGSEKEIILKNPVDTILLNPGIICFILLMSYTIFTSIA; via the coding sequence TTGGAAGCAAATAGAAGATTTTTTTCAAAAATTGGATTTAATTATTTTGCACTAGGAATTATAATAGTAGTATTAAACATAATTATTGGATTAATAATAAATGCAATTGATCCAAGAATATTATCCAATCAAACACTTATGACATTTTTCTCAGCTATTTGGACTTATCTCTTACCCTTACCAATATTTATTTATATAATGAGAAAAACAGAATCAAAAACTCTTGAAAAACATAATATGAATATAAAAACATTTATAATTTGTATATCAATTACAATGTTTTTAATGTGGATTGGAAATATGATGGGAGTTGTTATAACTGCAGGAATCGGTTCATTAATCCAACATGATGTAGTTAACCCAGTTAATGAAGTGATAAATAACTCCGGTTTAATTGCAAATTTAATTATAATAACTTTAATAGCTCCAATATTTGAAGAATTGATATTTAGAAAATTGTTGATTGACAGAACTATAAAATACGGAGGTACTATTTCAGTACTTTTATCTGCATTATTATTTGCATTTTTCCATGGAAATTTAAGTCAATTTTTCTATGCATTTCTCCTTGGAGGATTTTTTGCAATAATTTATATAAAAACTGGACAAATCAAATATACAATCGGTTTACACATGATTATAAACTTCATAGGGTCTGTTGTTAGTTTATTTGTTTCACAACCATTAATGGATTTAGCAAATGGAAGTGTCCTTTCACCAACAAGTACAGTTGGCGTTTTATTATATATTTTAATAACACTGGGACTAACATTTATGGGTTTAATTTATTCCATCAAATACTTTGATAAAAGTAAATTTGACGGTAGTGAAAAAGAAATTATTTTAAAAAATCCAGTAGATACAATTCTTTTAAATCCAGGAATAATTTGTTTTATCTTATTGATGTCTTATACAATATTCACATCAATAGCTTAA
- a CDS encoding ABC transporter permease produces MNKNKFSPIILPIFIIIIWYIITSVLELVNPYFLPSPVDVCTSAWSIIQSGELFVDTMDTLFKVFGGMILASVVAIPLGILLGWYHKLETLCSFVISVLRPIPPIAWIPFSILWFGIGTAPAIFIIFVGCVFPILIYTIDGVKRTDKVLIESAQTLGADDKTVLTKVILPSAVPHIVSGLKVGIGIALMCTISAEMIGSSSGLGYLILTSTNLFDTGTTVVGMLVIGLIGLVFDYVFGLVEKRIFW; encoded by the coding sequence ATGAATAAGAATAAGTTTTCACCGATAATTTTACCAATTTTTATTATAATTATCTGGTATATTATAACTTCTGTTTTAGAATTAGTTAATCCTTATTTCTTACCAAGTCCAGTAGATGTTTGTACTTCTGCTTGGTCAATTATTCAATCTGGAGAATTGTTTGTTGACACTATGGATACTTTATTTAAAGTGTTTGGAGGTATGATTCTTGCATCTGTTGTAGCTATTCCTTTAGGAATATTACTTGGATGGTATCATAAATTAGAAACTCTTTGTAGCTTTGTAATTAGTGTATTAAGACCAATACCTCCAATAGCTTGGATTCCATTTTCAATTTTATGGTTTGGAATAGGAACTGCTCCAGCAATATTTATTATTTTTGTTGGTTGTGTTTTCCCAATTCTTATTTATACTATTGATGGAGTTAAAAGAACAGATAAAGTTTTAATTGAATCTGCACAAACATTAGGGGCAGATGATAAAACAGTACTTACAAAAGTTATTCTACCTTCTGCAGTACCACATATAGTATCAGGACTTAAAGTAGGTATTGGGATAGCTTTAATGTGTACTATTTCAGCAGAAATGATTGGTTCAAGTAGTGGTTTAGGATATTTAATTTTAACATCTACAAATTTATTTGATACTGGAACTACTGTTGTAGGTATGTTAGTCATTGGTTTAATTGGTTTAGTCTTTGATTATGTCTTTGGACTTGTAGAAAAAAGAATATTCTGGTAG
- a CDS encoding ABC transporter ATP-binding protein — MAIEIKNINKSFHARGSDHDIKVLDNVNLNIKDGEFVCLLGPSGCGKTTLLRLIAGLDHPTDGEVIADGEHVNEPSGDRAVIFQQYSLFPWLTVLDNVLFGLNLKKDSNKEENIKAAERYLESVGLIDFKDSYPYELSGGMKQRVAIIRSLLNHSPILLMDEPFSALDMQNRHMLQEQLIGVWKRFNNTIVFVTHDVDEAVYLADKIVIMDKNPGKIKEIFEVDMPRLRKRESKEFIEIQEKILEKLNVEDF, encoded by the coding sequence ATGGCAATTGAAATTAAAAATATAAATAAATCTTTTCATGCTCGTGGTTCTGATCATGATATAAAAGTTTTAGATAATGTTAATTTAAATATTAAAGATGGTGAATTCGTTTGTCTTTTAGGCCCTTCTGGTTGTGGTAAAACAACACTTCTTAGATTAATAGCAGGACTGGATCATCCAACTGATGGGGAAGTTATAGCAGATGGTGAACATGTTAATGAACCTTCTGGAGATAGGGCGGTTATTTTCCAGCAATATTCTTTATTTCCTTGGTTAACAGTTTTAGATAATGTATTATTTGGTCTTAATCTTAAAAAAGACTCAAATAAGGAAGAAAATATTAAAGCTGCAGAAAGATATCTTGAAAGTGTTGGATTAATTGACTTTAAAGATAGTTATCCTTATGAACTTTCCGGTGGTATGAAACAAAGGGTTGCAATTATTAGATCTTTGCTTAATCATTCTCCTATTTTACTTATGGATGAACCATTTTCTGCATTGGATATGCAAAATAGACACATGCTTCAAGAACAATTGATTGGTGTTTGGAAAAGATTTAACAATACTATTGTTTTTGTAACTCATGATGTTGATGAAGCAGTTTATCTTGCAGATAAAATTGTTATAATGGATAAAAATCCAGGTAAAATTAAAGAAATCTTTGAAGTAGACATGCCTAGACTTAGAAAAAGAGAATCTAAAGAATTTATTGAAATTCAAGAAAAAATCCTTGAAAAATTAAATGTGGAAGATTTTTAA
- the thiD gene encoding bifunctional hydroxymethylpyrimidine kinase/phosphomethylpyrimidine kinase, which translates to MIVMSIAGVDPSAGAGIFADLKTFQALKVYGTGVVTALTAQNPNEMFSLQAVETSYVEEQLDAVLDSYDIEYIKTGMLYSKSIIKCISKKIKEYNLKAVVDPVMVATSGGKLAKNDLSHSLLKYLLPHSILTTPNISEAEKLTGIKINNENDAKLACEKLGKTCNNIITGGHLNGINTIFIDGKISILKQELIKTSNLHGSGCNFSAAIVSFLSKNNDLKTSILKASNYTYESIKNGKYGTLIANI; encoded by the coding sequence ATGATTGTAATGTCCATAGCAGGAGTAGATCCCTCAGCTGGAGCAGGTATTTTTGCAGATCTTAAAACTTTTCAAGCATTAAAAGTTTATGGAACTGGAGTTGTAACTGCTCTTACTGCTCAAAATCCTAATGAAATGTTTTCATTGCAAGCTGTTGAAACTAGTTATGTTGAAGAACAGCTTGATGCTGTTTTAGATAGTTATGATATAGAATACATTAAAACCGGAATGTTATATTCAAAGAGTATTATAAAATGTATTTCTAAAAAAATTAAAGAATACAATCTAAAAGCTGTTGTTGATCCAGTTATGGTTGCAACTTCTGGTGGAAAATTAGCTAAAAATGATTTAAGTCATAGTTTGCTTAAATATCTCCTCCCCCATTCTATTTTAACAACCCCCAATATATCTGAAGCTGAAAAATTAACTGGAATTAAAATAAATAATGAAAATGATGCTAAATTAGCTTGTGAAAAATTAGGAAAAACATGCAATAATATTATAACTGGTGGACATTTAAATGGAATTAATACTATTTTTATTGATGGGAAAATTAGTATTTTAAAACAAGAACTGATTAAAACCAGTAATTTACATGGTAGTGGTTGTAATTTTTCAGCAGCTATTGTAAGCTTTTTAAGTAAAAATAACGATTTAAAAACAAGTATTTTAAAAGCTTCCAATTATACTTATGAAAGTATAAAAAATGGAAAATATGGAACTTTAATAGCTAATATATAG
- the cofC gene encoding 2-phospho-L-lactate guanylyltransferase — MDDIYGIIPVSKFKECKTRLSPFLNENERENLLKVMLKDVTDTLRKYTDKIIIISADEDVLNYAKSLNLNILKENENSNLNKALKQAMEYCKGKTKKVIIMPSDIPLLGKTNLKMVIDSSKQLDFIIVPSKGGGTNAIIMKPLAIRTKFGDFSYKEHVNAADRKKLNPQVHDSLFMALDVNTTEDLGEIMVHGENTETRRYLKELKINVESVHGSERLKVTRGS; from the coding sequence ATGGATGATATTTATGGAATAATACCTGTCAGTAAATTTAAAGAATGTAAAACTAGGTTATCTCCATTTTTAAATGAAAATGAAAGGGAAAACTTATTAAAAGTTATGCTTAAAGATGTTACAGATACCTTAAGGAAATATACTGACAAAATAATCATTATTAGTGCTGATGAAGATGTTCTGAATTATGCTAAAAGTTTAAATTTAAATATTTTAAAAGAAAATGAAAATTCAAACTTAAATAAAGCTTTAAAACAAGCCATGGAATATTGTAAAGGTAAAACTAAAAAAGTAATTATAATGCCATCAGATATTCCTCTTTTAGGTAAAACTAATCTTAAAATGGTTATTGATTCAAGTAAACAATTGGATTTCATTATTGTTCCTTCAAAAGGAGGGGGAACAAATGCAATCATTATGAAACCATTAGCAATTAGAACTAAATTTGGAGATTTTAGTTATAAAGAACATGTAAATGCTGCAGATAGAAAAAAATTAAACCCACAAGTTCACGACTCCTTATTTATGGCGTTGGATGTTAATACTACTGAAGATTTAGGAGAAATAATGGTTCATGGGGAAAATACTGAAACTAGGCGTTATTTAAAAGAATTAAAAATAAATGTTGAATCAGTACATGGTAGTGAACGTTTAAAAGTCACAAGAGGCAGTTAA
- the proS gene encoding proline--tRNA ligase encodes MVENFSEWFHDILEEANITDSRYPIKGMAVWMPYGFQIRRNTTDLVKEIYDRDHDEVLFPLLIPEAELAKEGLHVKGFEDEVYWVTHGGQTPLNEKLALRPTSETSIYPMYALWIRSHIDLPIKYYQIVNTFRYETKHTRPLIRVREITTFKEAHTAHATKEEADEEVEKHIAKYKEIFDTLGIPYTLSKRPEWDKFPGADYTMAFDAIMPDGKTLQIGTIHNLGQTFAKTFDITFEDKDGEHKLVYQTCAGLSDRVIASAIGVHGDEKGLCLPPEISPNQITIIPILFKKGKEEVLAKCNQLKKEFEDAGLRVNIDDRDIRPGKKFYDWELKGTPIKLELGPRDLENNKTIVMRRDELEKIELDLDENLVNNICNLINQYEENLSKCAWNFHDEHVKFASSIDEVKELIENGNVVAVNWCGDTDCGQKIEELTGYSVLGIYEELEKGSKKCIISDEDAKYVALIAKTY; translated from the coding sequence ATGGTGGAAAATTTTAGTGAATGGTTTCATGATATATTAGAAGAAGCTAACATAACTGATTCAAGATATCCTATTAAAGGAATGGCTGTATGGATGCCCTATGGATTTCAAATAAGAAGGAATACAACAGATTTAGTAAAAGAAATATATGATCGTGATCATGACGAAGTTTTATTCCCACTTCTTATTCCTGAAGCAGAATTAGCTAAAGAAGGATTACATGTAAAAGGATTTGAAGATGAAGTTTATTGGGTTACTCACGGAGGACAAACACCCTTAAATGAAAAATTAGCTTTAAGACCAACTAGTGAAACATCTATTTATCCAATGTATGCATTGTGGATTAGATCACATATAGATTTACCTATAAAATATTATCAAATTGTAAACACTTTCAGATACGAAACAAAACATACCAGACCACTTATTCGTGTTCGTGAAATTACAACATTTAAAGAAGCTCATACTGCACATGCAACTAAAGAAGAAGCTGATGAAGAAGTTGAAAAACATATTGCTAAATATAAAGAAATATTCGACACATTAGGAATACCATATACTTTAAGTAAAAGACCTGAATGGGATAAATTCCCCGGTGCTGACTACACAATGGCATTTGATGCAATCATGCCTGATGGAAAAACATTACAGATTGGTACTATTCACAATTTAGGTCAAACCTTTGCAAAAACATTCGATATAACTTTTGAAGATAAAGATGGAGAACATAAACTTGTTTATCAAACTTGTGCAGGATTATCTGATAGAGTAATAGCTTCTGCAATTGGAGTTCATGGGGATGAAAAAGGATTATGCCTCCCACCAGAAATTTCACCAAATCAAATAACAATTATTCCTATTTTATTTAAAAAAGGAAAAGAAGAAGTTTTAGCTAAATGTAATCAACTTAAAAAAGAGTTCGAAGATGCAGGATTGCGCGTAAACATTGATGACCGAGATATTAGACCAGGTAAAAAGTTCTATGACTGGGAATTAAAAGGAACCCCAATAAAACTTGAATTAGGTCCTAGAGATCTTGAAAACAACAAAACAATAGTTATGCGCAGAGATGAATTAGAAAAAATTGAACTTGACTTAGATGAAAACCTTGTTAATAATATATGTAATCTAATTAACCAATATGAAGAAAACTTATCTAAATGCGCTTGGAACTTCCATGACGAACATGTTAAATTTGCATCCAGTATAGATGAAGTTAAAGAATTAATTGAAAACGGAAATGTTGTAGCAGTTAATTGGTGTGGAGATACTGACTGTGGACAAAAAATAGAAGAACTCACAGGTTATTCTGTTTTAGGTATTTATGAAGAACTTGAAAAAGGTTCCAAAAAATGTATAATCAGTGATGAAGATGCAAAATATGTAGCATTAATAGCTAAAACTTACTAG
- a CDS encoding NAD(P)-dependent glycerol-1-phosphate dehydrogenase, whose amino-acid sequence MNSRKIQMPREVYIGPEVIYETGDICKDLHLDNKVLILTGPNTYDIAAKHAIQSFEDNDIEVDVKIVEKVSYDSVEEVSDMITNKTTVLGVGGGKVIDVAKLASYNKNVFFVSMPTTASHDGIVSPLASIKNPKTSTSAKAHAPIAVIADSKIIANSPSRLLSAGCADLISNFTAIKDWQLAHRLKNEPYSESAASLSIMSAKMITDNVDNIKPGLEESARLVVKTLFSSGMAISIAGSSRPASGSEHIFSHALDKILEKPCLHGEQCGVGTILMMYLYGGNWKFIRDSLKAVGAPTTAKELGIADEDVIDALTMAHTIRPERYTILGDNGISKDAAYELAFKTRVI is encoded by the coding sequence ATGAATTCTAGAAAAATACAAATGCCTCGTGAGGTTTATATTGGTCCTGAGGTTATATATGAAACTGGAGATATCTGTAAAGATTTACATTTAGATAATAAAGTTTTAATTTTAACAGGTCCAAATACTTATGATATTGCAGCAAAACATGCTATTCAAAGTTTTGAAGATAATGACATTGAAGTAGATGTTAAAATTGTTGAAAAAGTATCTTATGATTCAGTAGAAGAAGTTAGTGACATGATTACTAATAAAACTACTGTTTTAGGTGTTGGCGGTGGAAAAGTTATTGATGTAGCTAAATTAGCTTCTTATAATAAAAATGTATTTTTTGTTTCCATGCCAACTACAGCTTCACATGATGGTATTGTATCTCCTTTAGCTTCCATAAAAAATCCTAAAACTTCAACATCTGCTAAAGCACATGCACCAATAGCTGTTATTGCAGATAGTAAAATTATTGCAAATTCACCTTCCAGATTATTATCTGCAGGGTGTGCTGATTTAATTTCAAATTTCACAGCAATTAAAGATTGGCAATTAGCTCATCGTTTAAAAAATGAGCCATATAGTGAATCTGCAGCATCATTATCTATAATGTCTGCAAAAATGATTACTGATAATGTAGACAATATTAAACCAGGTTTAGAAGAAAGTGCACGTTTAGTTGTTAAAACATTATTCAGTAGTGGAATGGCAATTAGTATTGCAGGTTCTAGTCGTCCAGCTAGTGGATCAGAACACATATTTTCACATGCATTAGATAAAATTTTAGAAAAACCTTGTTTACATGGTGAACAATGTGGTGTTGGAACTATATTGATGATGTATTTATATGGTGGAAATTGGAAATTTATTAGAGATAGTTTGAAAGCAGTCGGAGCTCCAACAACAGCTAAGGAATTGGGAATTGCTGATGAAGATGTTATTGATGCATTAACAATGGCACATACAATTAGACCAGAAAGATATACTATTTTGGGAGATAATGGTATATCTAAGGATGCCGCTTATGAATTGGCTTTTAAAACTAGGGTGATATAA
- a CDS encoding UPF0179 family protein, which translates to MITLIGKDLAKEGNEFVFYGPADECKNCRFKASCVDSLEKNRKYKIVGIRDNEQKCPIHAENIVVPVEVERSSITLLSPSKSVFEGSTFSYKSIDCDEDCEYNEYCFPEGLVDNDKCIVLKNYGKHKGECKKGYKLNKLTLGFVI; encoded by the coding sequence ATGATTACATTGATTGGTAAAGATTTAGCAAAAGAGGGTAATGAATTTGTTTTTTATGGTCCTGCAGATGAATGTAAAAACTGTAGATTTAAAGCATCATGTGTAGATTCTCTAGAAAAAAATAGAAAATACAAAATTGTAGGCATTCGTGATAATGAGCAAAAATGCCCTATTCATGCTGAAAATATTGTTGTCCCAGTTGAAGTGGAAAGGTCTAGCATAACTTTACTTTCTCCTTCAAAAAGTGTTTTTGAAGGATCTACATTTTCCTATAAGTCTATTGATTGTGATGAAGATTGTGAATATAATGAATATTGTTTCCCTGAAGGATTAGTGGATAATGATAAATGTATTGTTTTAAAGAATTATGGGAAACATAAAGGTGAATGTAAAAAAGGTTATAAACTTAATAAATTAACATTAGGTTTTGTTATTTAA
- the rpiA gene encoding ribose-5-phosphate isomerase RpiA — MNLKKEAGYKAAQYVKDGDVVGLGTGSTTHYFIEAVGKRISDEGINVKGIPTSFQSLLLAKKWNIPITSLEENDIDLAVDGADEVDKNLNLIKGGGAAHTKEKIVDYSAKKFIVIVDESKYVDEIGNFPVPVEVIPDASRVVVQTLEDMGAKCEIRMGERKDGPVITDNGNFVIDAKFEKIESPMHLEIDLNSIPGVVENGIFTQMVDKVIIGTSEGIKEL; from the coding sequence ATGAATCTTAAAAAAGAAGCAGGTTATAAAGCAGCACAATATGTTAAAGATGGAGATGTAGTGGGACTTGGAACAGGATCCACTACTCATTATTTCATTGAAGCAGTAGGTAAAAGAATATCTGATGAAGGAATAAATGTTAAAGGAATTCCTACTTCTTTCCAGTCATTATTATTAGCTAAAAAATGGAATATACCAATTACTAGCTTAGAGGAAAATGATATTGATTTAGCTGTTGACGGTGCAGATGAAGTAGATAAAAATCTTAATCTTATTAAAGGTGGGGGAGCAGCTCATACAAAAGAAAAAATTGTAGATTATTCTGCAAAAAAGTTTATTGTAATTGTAGATGAATCTAAATATGTTGATGAAATTGGAAATTTCCCAGTACCTGTAGAAGTAATACCTGATGCATCCCGTGTAGTTGTACAAACTTTGGAAGATATGGGTGCAAAATGTGAAATAAGAATGGGTGAACGTAAAGATGGTCCAGTTATAACTGACAATGGAAACTTTGTTATTGATGCTAAATTTGAAAAAATTGAAAGTCCAATGCACTTAGAAATAGATTTAAATTCTATTCCTGGTGTTGTTGAAAATGGTATTTTTACTCAAATGGTTGATAAAGTTATAATTGGTACTTCTGAAGGTATAAAAGAATTATGA
- a CDS encoding secondary thiamine-phosphate synthase enzyme YjbQ gives MLIENTEFNLDTNKNFEIIDITSKINEIIINSNISNGIVNIFSKHSTSAICVNENEEGLLEDLEFALSNIISNKFSYKHDDIDNNAKSHLKSFLLSSSESIPILNNKLNLGTWQSIFFIELDGPRHNRIVNITIIGE, from the coding sequence ATGTTAATTGAAAATACTGAGTTTAATTTAGATACAAATAAAAATTTTGAAATTATTGATATAACATCTAAGATTAATGAAATAATAATTAATTCTAATATCAGTAATGGGATTGTAAATATATTTTCCAAACATTCTACATCAGCTATTTGTGTAAATGAAAATGAAGAAGGTCTACTCGAAGATTTAGAATTTGCATTATCTAATATAATTTCTAATAAATTTAGCTATAAACATGATGATATTGATAATAATGCGAAATCTCATTTAAAATCATTTTTACTTTCTTCTAGTGAGTCTATTCCTATATTGAATAATAAATTAAATTTAGGAACTTGGCAATCAATATTTTTTATAGAATTAGATGGACCAAGACATAATAGGATAGTTAACATAACAATAATTGGAGAATAA
- the pheT gene encoding phenylalanine--tRNA ligase subunit beta: MPVITFKYQDLKDLGIDMEKDELINTLPMMSSDIEDFNDEEIKVEFFPNRPDNLSVEGVARSFKGFINQETGLPKYEVTPSNESVIVDAEVAKIRPYIAFAKIEGVDFTGDKLKYIMDFQENLHWVIGRDRKKVAIGIHNADVVSQPFNYIATPKNENAFVALEKDTPMTPEEILTQHDKGVAYAHLLENFDKYPLIVDKDNQVLSMPPIINGELTKIHEGVKNIIVDVTGTDERAVNQCLNIICSSFAEVGGKIKSMEVKYEDKTIITPDLTPQVKNVHVDVTNSLIGGTNLNAKDIQQLLSQARFDSEILNDNELKVYIPSYRIDILHEVDVVENIAVQYRINDVEAKLPDISTIAYEHDWFRSESIMREVMIGLGFQEIMSLMLTNEDAHFTKMKQKEINHVQVARPITIDRTMIRTSLINSLMEFLEDNKHEDLPQKIFEIGDVLYMDETQETKVRASKKLAGLICHSSANFTEIKSVVTSLLQNLGYTMEISDSTNPSFIAGRVSDVKGTSANGTITGFFGEFSPEVITNFTLDYPVIGFEIEFNPQE; encoded by the coding sequence ATGCCAGTTATTACATTCAAATATCAAGATTTAAAAGATTTAGGAATAGATATGGAAAAAGATGAATTAATAAACACCTTACCTATGATGTCAAGTGATATCGAAGACTTTAATGATGAAGAAATTAAAGTAGAATTTTTCCCGAATCGTCCAGACAATTTATCAGTAGAAGGAGTAGCTAGATCTTTTAAAGGATTTATCAATCAGGAAACAGGACTTCCAAAATATGAAGTTACACCATCAAATGAAAGTGTAATTGTAGATGCTGAAGTAGCTAAAATCAGACCATACATTGCATTTGCAAAAATAGAAGGAGTAGATTTTACTGGTGATAAACTTAAATATATTATGGATTTCCAGGAAAATCTTCATTGGGTAATCGGAAGAGATAGAAAAAAAGTAGCTATTGGTATTCACAATGCAGATGTTGTATCCCAACCATTTAATTATATAGCTACTCCTAAAAATGAAAATGCTTTTGTTGCTCTTGAAAAAGATACTCCAATGACTCCTGAAGAAATATTAACCCAACACGACAAAGGAGTTGCTTATGCACACCTTCTTGAAAATTTTGATAAATACCCGTTGATTGTTGATAAAGATAATCAAGTACTTTCCATGCCTCCAATTATAAATGGAGAACTTACAAAAATTCATGAAGGCGTGAAAAATATCATTGTAGATGTAACTGGAACTGATGAACGTGCAGTAAATCAATGTTTAAATATAATCTGCAGTTCATTTGCAGAAGTTGGTGGAAAAATAAAAAGTATGGAAGTTAAATATGAAGATAAAACAATAATTACTCCTGATTTAACTCCTCAAGTAAAAAATGTCCATGTTGACGTGACTAATAGTTTAATTGGTGGAACTAACTTAAATGCAAAAGATATACAACAGTTATTATCTCAAGCTCGTTTTGACTCAGAGATATTAAATGATAATGAATTAAAAGTTTACATTCCTTCTTACAGGATAGATATTCTTCATGAAGTAGATGTTGTTGAAAATATTGCAGTACAATATAGAATTAATGATGTTGAAGCTAAACTTCCAGATATTTCAACAATAGCTTATGAACATGACTGGTTTAGGTCAGAATCTATTATGAGAGAAGTTATGATTGGATTAGGATTCCAGGAAATTATGAGTTTAATGCTTACTAATGAAGATGCACATTTCACTAAAATGAAACAAAAAGAAATCAATCATGTACAGGTAGCTAGACCAATTACCATCGATAGAACTATGATTCGTACCAGTTTAATTAACAGTTTAATGGAGTTCTTAGAAGATAATAAACATGAAGATTTACCTCAAAAAATATTTGAGATTGGTGATGTTTTATACATGGATGAAACTCAAGAAACCAAAGTAAGAGCTTCTAAAAAACTGGCTGGACTAATTTGTCACTCAAGTGCAAACTTCACAGAAATCAAATCTGTTGTAACTAGCTTACTTCAAAACTTAGGTTATACTATGGAAATTAGCGATAGTACCAATCCTAGTTTCATAGCTGGAAGAGTAAGTGATGTAAAAGGAACTTCAGCTAATGGAACTATAACAGGTTTCTTTGGTGAATTCTCCCCAGAAGTAATCACTAACTTTACTTTAGATTATCCAGTAATCGGATTTGAAATTGAATTTAACCCTCAAGAATAA